In Pseudobdellovibrio exovorus JSS, the genomic stretch TGTTTCCCAGCTCATTTTAGTTCACCAACCAGTCGTAACCTTTTTTCTCGAGTTCTAAGGCCAACGAAGCGTCCCCGGACTGGATAATCTTTCCACCAGCTAAAACGTGTACAAAGTCAGGCTTGATGTAATCTAAAAGTCTTTGATAGTGAGTCACCAGTAAGATTGCATTCTGTTTAGAACGCAATTTATTCACGCCTTCAGCTACAACTCGTAAAGCATCAATATCTAGACCAGAATCTGTTTCATCTAACAAAGCTAATCGTGGCGACAACACTGCCATTTGCAGAATCTCGTTACGTTTTTTCTCTCCGCCCGAGAATCCTACGTTTACAGGTCGCTCAAGATATTCTGGTTTCATCTGCACCACTTTCATTTTTTGGTACAAGAACTCGCGGAACTCACCTTCACTCATCGGTTCAGATCCTTGATGCTGTAGAACTGAATTAAAAGCTGTATGTAAAAAGTTAAAATTAGATACACCCGGAACTTCTACCGGATATTGAAAGGCCAAGAAGATACCCTCTTTAGCGCGCACATCTGGTTCTAGCTCTAATAAGTTTTGCATTTGAAAATTCACTTCGTATTTTACTTCTCCAGAAGTGACTTCATAAGAGGGATGGCCTGCTAATACCTTAGAAAGTGTGCTTTTTCCTGAACCATTGGGCCCCATGATCGCATGCACTTCG encodes the following:
- the sufC gene encoding Fe-S cluster assembly ATPase SufC, giving the protein MLEISNLHARVEEKEILKGLSLKINAGEVHAIMGPNGSGKSTLSKVLAGHPSYEVTSGEVKYEVNFQMQNLLELEPDVRAKEGIFLAFQYPVEVPGVSNFNFLHTAFNSVLQHQGSEPMSEGEFREFLYQKMKVVQMKPEYLERPVNVGFSGGEKKRNEILQMAVLSPRLALLDETDSGLDIDALRVVAEGVNKLRSKQNAILLVTHYQRLLDYIKPDFVHVLAGGKIIQSGDASLALELEKKGYDWLVN